One segment of Solanum stenotomum isolate F172 chromosome 1, ASM1918654v1, whole genome shotgun sequence DNA contains the following:
- the LOC125853577 gene encoding benzoate carboxyl methyltransferase-like, with translation MARGKLLHMNAGNGECSYASCSTLQRKVIEKAKPVLEDAIKKMFNNITGGFPKSSCFNMADLGCSSGPNTLFTVSNIIKIVQVLCDEKSCKMPEFQAYLNDLPDNDFNTIFKLIPSFYRNLKEAVDGANCFVSGVPGTFYERLFPSKRLHLVHSSYSLHWLSQVPEKIENNNIYITRTSPPQVFEAYMKQFDKDFSRFLQVRSEEIVTGGHMVLTFMGRSIPDPYGSHSAHLDLLSKSFIDLIHEGLTEQAKLDSFHFPFYAPRKDEVEKIVQMEGSFDVDTIKFFKVNWDESDNADDICFDAYSSGKNIARSMRSVLEQMLVSHFQFGDPVVDYLFERYAYHLACHLLVQKGKFSNIVISLRKK, from the exons ATGGCAAGGGGCAAGCTTCTGCATATGAATGCAGGCAATGGAGAATGCAGTTATGCCAGCTGCTCCACTCTTCAG AGAAAGGTTATAGAAAAGGCAAAACCTGTATTAGAAGATGCCATCAAGAAGATGTTCAATAATATTACTGGTGGCTTTCCCAAGTCGTCATGTTTCAATATGGCAGACTTGGGTTGCTCTTCAGGACCAAACACACTCTTCACAGTATCAAATATCATAAAGATTGTACAAGTTTTATGCGACGAAAAGAGTTGCAAAATGCCAGAGTTTCAAGCTTATCTCAATGATCTCCCTGATAATGACTTCAACACTATTTTCAAATTGATTCCATCCTTCTATCGGAATCTCAAAGAAGCAGTAGATGGAGCAAATTGTTTTGTATCAGGCGTTCCAGGTACCTTTTATGAGCGGCTATTTCCTAGCAAAAGGTTGCACTTGGTTCACTCATCTTATAGTCTACATTGGCTCTCTCAG GTTCCTGAAAAGATTGAGAACAACAACATTTACATAACAAGGACAAGTCCTCCTCAAGTATTTGAAGCCTACATGAAGCAATTTGACAAGGATTTCTCAAGGTTTTTGCAAGTACGCTCCGAGGAAATAGTAACTGGTGGACACATGGTTTTAACATTTATGGGAAGGAGCATTCCTGATCCCTATGGAAGTCACTCTGCTCATCTGGATCTTCTATCAAAGTCATTCATTGATTTAATACATGAG GGACTTACTGAACAGGCAAAACTAGACtcctttcattttcctttttatgcACCACGCAAGGATGAAGttgaaaaaattgttcaaatggAAGGCTCATTTGATGTTGATACCATAAAGTTTTTCAAAGTGAACTGGGATGAGAGTGACAACGCTGATGATATTTGTTTCGATGCATATAGCAGTGGTAAAAATATAGCAAGAAGCATGAGATCTGTTTTAGAACAAATGCTTGTTAGCCATTTCCAATTCGGAGATCCCGTTGTTGATTATTTGTTTGAAAGATATGCCTACCATCTGGCTTGTCATTTGTTGGTTCAAAAGGGTAAGTTCTCCAACATTGTCATAtctttaagaaagaaatga
- the LOC125844730 gene encoding probable protein phosphatase 2C 80 has protein sequence MAIDIVPPKRRRLTDESEFDVITGEDDEQLQILLCSEELTPAYDYMDEDIKPIQAFISEEVDSRDVGVTGMTIMVAGSSYIPKLNAEKPLGEDASFICLNKQVIGVADGVGGWAKKGIDSGVYSRELMKNAELAIQKQSSITTIDLMKVLNEAFSNTKAKGSSTACILSLSDDTLHAVNVGDSGFVVIREGIIVYKSKGQQSRFNCPFQLGNGSTSDDPSVAEKISVPVIAGDVIVLGTDGLFDNVHDFELEAIVNSGVESWESDVPETLAWRIAQYALDNAKNTEVYTPFTRECFKDGVVRNGGKYDDITVIVANIWPL, from the coding sequence ATGGCGATCGATATTGTTCCTCCGAAGAGACGCCGACTCACGGATGAATCGGAATTTGACGTCATCACCGGCGAAGATGACGAACAACTCCAAATCTTGCTATGCTCGGAGGAATTGACACCGGCATACGACTATATGGATGAAGATATTAAGCCCATTCAGGCATTCATCTCTGAAGAGGTTGATAGTAGAGACGTTGGGGTCACCGGAATGACGATCATGGTTGCTGGGTCTTCTTACATTCCGAAATTGAACGCAGAAAAGCCATTAGGTGAAGACGCAAGCTTTATTTGTCTTAACAAACAGGTGATCGGTGTTGCTGATGGTGTTGGTGGGTGGGCGAAAAAGGGTATCGATTCAGGTGTGTATTCAAGGGAATTGATGAAAAACGCTGAATTGGCAATTCAGAAGCAGAGTAGTATTACTACTATTGATTTGATGAAAGTTCTTAATGAAGCTTTTTCGAATACAAAGGCGAAGGGTTCTTCTACTGCTTGTATTCTGTCTCTTTCCGATGACACATTGCACGCTGTTAACGTCGGAGATAGTGGGTTTGTAGTAATAAGAGAGGGGATAATTGTGTATAAATCGAAAGGTCAGCAATCAAGGTTCAATTGTCCTTTTCAATTGGGGAATGGGAGTACTTCTGATGATCCGAGTGTAGCTGAGAAAATCAGTGTTCCAGTGATAGCAGGGGATGTGATCGTGTTGGGAACAGATGGATTGTTTGATAATGTACATGATTTCGAGTTAGAAGCAATTGTGAATTCAGGGGTGGAGTCATGGGAATCAGATGTGCCTGAGACATTGGCATGGAGGATTGCGCAGTATGCATTAGACAATGCCAAGAACACAGAGGTCTACACGCCTTTTACGAGAGAGTGTTTTAAAGATGGTGTTGTACGTAATGGTGGAAAGTATGATGATATTACTGTCATTGTCGCGAATATTTGGCCTTTGTAG
- the LOC125854469 gene encoding nucleolar GTP-binding protein 1-like, protein MVQYNFKKITVVPNGKDFVDIILSRTQRQTPTVVHKGYAISRIRQFYMRKVKYTQQNFYDKLSTIIDEFPRLDDIHPFYGDLLHVLYNKDHYKLALGQINTARNLISKVAKDYVKLLKYGDSLYRCKSLKVAALGRMCTVIKRIGPSLAYLEQIRQHMARLPSIDPNTRTILICGYPNVGKSSFINKITRADVDVQPYAFTTKSLFVGHTDYKYLRYQVIDTPGILDRPFEDRNIIEMCSITALAHLRAAVLFFLDISGSCGYSIAQQAALFHSIKSLFLNKPLMIVCNKTDLQPLEGISEEDKKLVAEMKDEAMKTVIGQGGEATDEAGVLLTMSTLTEDGVISVKNAACERLLNQRVELKMKSKKLNDCLNRFHVAMPKQRDQKERPACIPEAVLEARAKQAEADAEKQKRKLERDLENENGGAGVYSASLRKHYLLANEEWKEDIMPEILDGHNVYDFVDPDILQRLEELEREEGLRQEEEGDDDFEMDGAELTPEEQAALAEIRKKKSLLIQQHRMKKSTAESRPTVPRKFDKDKEFTSKRMGRQLSALGLDPTLAINRARSKSRGRKRERSVERGDDNGNEAMDVDEITPSKKQRRSRSLSMARSRSMSRPRSEFVPGEGFKDKPQKEQAIKLFKKSANKRNKDARRGESDRVIPTLKPKHLFSGKRSSGKTDRR, encoded by the coding sequence ATGGTGCAGTACAATTTTAAGAAGATTACGGTGGTTCCCAATGGGAAGGACTTTGTCGATATCATTCTGTCTCGCACCCAGCGTCAAACTCCTACTGTTGTGCACAAAGGATATGCTATCTCTCGTATACGTCAATTTTACATGCGCAAAGTGAAATATACGCAGCAGAATTTCTATGACAAACTCTCCACCATTATTGATGAGTTCCCCAGGCTTGATGATATCCATCCTTTCTATGGGGATCTTCTTCATGTGCTCTACAACAAAGACCATTACAAGCTTGCCCTTGGCCAAATTAATACTGCTAGAAATTTGATTTCTAAAGTAGCAAAGGATTATGTCAAATTGTTGAAATATGGTGACTCACTCTATCGCTGCAAGTCCCTGAAAGTTGCAGCTCTTGGGCGTATGTGCACTGTTATAAAGCGCATTGGCCCAAGTTTAGCTTATTTGGAACAGATTAGGCAGCACATGGCAAGACTTCCCTCAATTGATCCCAATACTCGAACCATCTTGATTTGTGGGTATCCAAATGTTGGCAAGAGTTCATTCATCAACAAGATTACAAGAGCAGATGTGGATGTTCAACCGTATGCCTTCACTACAAAGTCCTTGTTTGTCGGTCATACTGACTACAAATATCTGAGGTATCAAGTGATCGACACTCCAGGGATCTTGGATAGGCCATTCGAGGATCGTAATATCATAGAAATGTGCAGTATTACAGCTCTAGCACATCTGAGGGCTGCTGTGTTATTTTTCCTTGATATTTCTGGTTCTTGTGGCTATAGCATTGCGCAACAGGCCGCTCTTTTTCACAGCATCAAATCACTCTTTTTGAACAAGCCGTTGATGATTGTATGCAACAAAACAGACTTGCAGCCATTAGAAGGCATTTCTGAGGAAGATAAGAAGTTAGTTGCGGAGATGAAAGATGAAGCTATGAAGACAGTGATTGGTCAAGGTGGCGAGGCAACAGATGAAGCAGGTGTGCTGTTAACTATGAGCACTTTGACTGAAGATGGCGTAATTTCAGTGAAGAATGCAGCTTGTGAGAGGTTACTGAATCAAAGGGTGGAATTGAAAATGAAATCGAAAAAGTTAAATGACTGCTTGAACCGCTTCCATGTTGCTATGCCAAAACAACGTGACCAGAAAGAGAGGCCAGCATGCATACCTGAGGCAGTGTTGGAAGCCAGAGCGAAGCAGGCTGAGGCAGATGCTGAGAAACAGAAAAGGAAGCTCGAGAGAGATTTGGAGAATGAGAATGGAGGTGCTGGTGTTTATTCTGCAAGCTTGAGGAAGCACTATCTATTAGCAAATGAAGAGTGGAAGGAAGATATAATGCCTGAAATTTTAGATGGGCACAATGTCTATGACTTTGTTGACCCTGATATCTTACAAAGGCTTGAAGAATTGGAGAGAGAAGAAGGTCTTCGTCAGGAGGAAGAAGGAGATGATGATTTTGAGATGGACGGTGCAGAGCTGACCCCTGAAGAACAAGCAGCATTAGCTGAAATCCGGAAAAAGAAAAGTTTGCTCATTCAACAGCATAGAATGAAGAAGAGCACTGCAGAGAGTCGACCCACTGTACCAAGAAAGTTTGATAAAGACAAGGAGTTTACTTCAAAAAGAATGGGAAGACAGTTATCTGCTTTGGGATTGGATCCAACTCTAGCAATCAATCGAGCCCGAAGTAAGTCAAGGGGTCGTAAGCGAGAGAGATCAGTTGAACGTGGAGATGACAATGGTAATGAAGCAATGGATGTTGACGAGATTACTCCCAGCAAGAAGCAACGTAGGTCTAGATCTCTTTCCATGGCAAGATCAAGGTCGATGTCACGACCTCGAAGTGAATTTGTTCCAGGGGAGGGCTTCAAGGACAAACCCCAGAAGGAACAGGCTATAAAGTTGTTCAAGAAATCTGCTAATAAGAGGAACAAGGATGCTCGTCGGGGAGAGTCCGATAGAGTCATTCCTACTCTGAAACCAAAACATCTATTCTCTGGAAAGAGATCAAGTGGCAAAACTGACAGGCGGTAG
- the LOC125849524 gene encoding pentatricopeptide repeat-containing protein ELI1, chloroplastic, whose protein sequence is MSGTSFYSSPPLYTTSTNTKYSHSPSPDRLKFLIEKSKNIRQLLQIHAFLIRNGLESDPVLNFRLQQSYSSLGHLQHSVTVFKRTHSPTLFSYTAIIHNHVINDLYEQAYVLYIQMLTQNIEPNAFTFSSMLKTCPLESGKALHCQALKLGYESDTYVRTALVDVYARGSDIVSARKLFDTMPERSLVSLTTMITGYAKNGHVQEARELFDGMEDRDVVCWNAMIDGYGQHGRPSETLVLFRQMLLSKVKPNEVTVVAALSACAQMGVLESGRWIHAYVKSNRIQVNKHVGTAFIDMYSKSGSLEDARMVFDQMRDKDVITWNSMIVGYAMHGFSLEALQLFNEMCKLGLQPTDITFIAILSACANAGLVSEGWTYFQLMEKYLIEPKIEHYGCMVNLLGRAGQLEKAYEFVKSMKIDSDPILWGTLLTACRIHGDVRLAEKIMEFLVEQDLATSGTYVLLSNIYAAAGDWDGVAKVRALMKRSGVDKEPGCSSIEVNNKVHEFLAGDMKHPKSKEIYIMLEEMNKWLEAHGYLPQTEIVLHNLGEVEKQQALAVHSERLAIAYGLISTQAGTTIKIVKNLRVCPDCHAVTKLISKITGRKIIVRDRNRFHHFVDGSCSCGDFW, encoded by the coding sequence ATGTCTGGAACTTCCTTTTACTCCAGTCCACCACTATACACTACTAGTACTAACACCAAGTACAGCCATAGCCCGTCACCAGACAGACTTAAATTCTTGATAGAAAAGTCAAAAAACATCAGACAGCTTCTACAGATTCATGCATTTCTTATTCGCAATGGTTTGGAGAGTGACCCAGTTTTGAATTTTAGGCTCCAACAATCATACTCTTCCCTTGGACACCTCCAACATTCTGTTACTGTTTTTAAGCGCACTCATAGTCCAACTCTGTTCTCTTACACAGCCATTATCCATAATCATGTGATCAATGATCTCTATGAACAAGCCTATGTCTTATATATCCAAATGCTAACACAAAATATTGAGCCTAATGCATTTACATTTTCTTCGATGCTTAAAACTTGCCCACTTGAATCAGGAAAAGCCCTTCATTGTCAAGCCCTGAAACTCGGATATGAATCTGACACATACGTTCGAACTGCTCTTGTAGATGTCTATGCAAGAGGCAGTGACATTGTGTCAGCTCGCAAACTCTTTGACACTATGCCTGAAAGGTCCTTGGTGTCTTTAACAACAATGATTACTGGATATGCAAAGAATGGGCATGTCCAAGAAGCAAGAGAGTTGTTTGATGGGATGGAAGACAGGGATGTTGTTTGTTGGAATGCCATGATTGATGGGTATGGCCAACATGGTAGACCTAGTGAAACTTTGGTTCTTTTTAGGCAGATGTTACTGTCAAAAGTGAAACCTAATGAAGTAACCGTGGTGGCTGCTCTTTCTGCATGTGCGCAAATGGGAGTACTGGAATCAGGTCGTTGGATTCATGCTTATGTGAAAAGTAACAGAATCCAAGTAAATAAACATGTAGGTACTGCTTTTATTGACATGTATAGCAAGTCTGGGAGTTTAGAGGATGCAAGAATGGTGTTTGATCAGATGAGAGATAAGGATGTCATAACATGGAATTCGATGATTGTAGGATATGCGATGCATGGATTTAGCCTTGAAGCTTTGCAGCTGTTCAATGAGATGTGTAAGTTGGGTCTCCAACCTACTGATATAACGTTTATTGCCATTTTAAGTGCTTGTGCTAATGCCGGATTGGTGTCTGAAGGGTGGACTTATTTTCAGTTAATGGAGAAGTATTTAATTGAGCCAAAGATTGAGCACTATGGTTGCATGGTGAATCTTCTTGGACGAGCTGGACAGCTAGAAAAAGCTTATGAATTTGTCAAAAGTATGAAGATTGATTCCGATCCTATTTTATGGGGAACTCTACTGACTGCTTGTAGGATTCATGGGGACGTAAGGCTTGCAGAGAAAATTATGGAGTTCCTAGTCGAACAGGATCTTGCTACTTCAGGTACTTATGTTCTGCTATCCAACATATATGCTGCTGCTGGTGATTGGGATGGGGTGGCAAAGGTGAGGGCATTGATGAAAAGAAGCGGGGTTGACAAGGAACCTGGCTGTAGCTCCATTGAGGTAAACAATAAAGTGCACGAGTTCCTTGCGGGTGATATGAAGCATCCCAAAAGCAAAGAAATTTACATAATGCTGGAGGAGATGAACAAGTGGCTCGAGGCTCATGGGTACTTGCCGCAGACTGAAATAGTCTTGCATAATCTTGGGGAAGTGGAGAAGCAGCAAGCACTTGCGGTTCATAGTGAAAGGCTAGCCATTGCTTATGGACTAATTAGTACTCAGGCAGGAACTACAATCAAGATTGTCAAGAATCTACGTGTTTGTCCAGATTGCCATGCTGTCACAAAGCTCATTTCAAAAATCACAGGACGCAAAATCATTGTTAGGGACCGGAATCGCTTTCATCATTTTGTAGACGGTTCATGTTCTTGTGGTGATTTCTGGTAG
- the LOC125872610 gene encoding uncharacterized protein LOC125872610, with protein sequence MSQQNSNSSSNNIPVSEVYWTLVAKADKKFSKIRDLPYYQRNRYDTYFYKVFKVYTQLWKFQQENRQKLVEAGLKRWEIGDIASRIGQLYFGQYMRTSEASYLSESYIFYEAVLTREYFKDGMFQDVNLSNKQLRFLARFMTVCLVLNRHDMVFQLVNQLKMLLDECKRAFQETDFKEWKLVVQEIVKFRKAYPAFMHIRPLRYSVVLDLHPDCLPQVVEAKRKLRLRDALLCSYHPNEVKYSELTLDTFRMLQCLEWEPSGSFYQTGGVPPSGVGTGIGQNGAPGPSRVNYSQDISDPTLPPNPRKSILYRPSVTNYLAVLATNCEELSHDGVLLLYLSAAGSSQNSFSSPSHGAGRSFMSRVGDSEASSTSSLNFEFEIANPTSAKGNCLSEQSSCLYIGSRSSEGLNGIYPCDLLPFTRRPLFLVIDSNISKSFTALSGSEKGESVAMLLSPAMSLPIPTVDSSRQPSGSSFTSFLTIPLQAFILMLGFTGSDIDMDMYDKADKLLSSSLNEWGLLLAASDNLNPVWAQTLGDPFLRRLILRFIFCRTVLVLYAPTFNKTEFLPECIPSLPDAFLPTSDTCQRIVLQLADIFGATSKFNFSEETTMLSECRSQEN encoded by the exons ATGTCTCAGCAAAACAGTAACAGCAGCAGCAATAATATACCAGTCAGCGAAGTTTATTGGACCCTTGTTGCCAAAGCTGACAAGAAGTTCTCGAAAATTCGAGATTTGCCTTACTACCAACGTAACAG GTATGATACATACTTCTATAAGGTTTTCAAGGTATACACACAATTATGGAAGTTTCAACAAGAGAATCGACAGAAGTTGGTGGAAGCTGGTCTCAAGAGATGGGAGATTGGGGATATTGCATCTAGAATTGGTCAGCTTTATTTTGGCCAGTACATGAGGACAAGTGAGGCCAGCTATTTATCTGAGTCGTATATCTTTTATGAGGCAGTGTTGACTAGGGAGTACTTTAAAGATGGGATGTTTCAGGATGTTAATCTTTCCAACAAGCAACTTCGGTTTCTTGCTCGGTTTATGACAGTTTGTTTGGTTTTGAATCGACATGATATGGTTTTTCAATTGGTAAATCAGCTGAAAATGTTGCTTGATGAATGCAAGAGGGCGTTCCAG GAAACTGATTTTAAAGAATGGAAGCTGGTGGTTCAGGAAATAGTTAAGTTTCGAAAAGCTTACCCAGCTTTTATGCATATCAGGCCATTGAGATATAGTGTTGTATTGGACCTTCATCCAGATTGCCTGCCACAAGTTGTTGAAGCAAAGAGAAAGCTAAGATTACGAGATGCACTGCTCTGCAGCTACCATCCCAATGAG GTTAAGTATTCAGAATTGACTCTTGATACTTTCCGAATGCTACAATGTCTGGAATGGGAACCTAGTGGGTCATTTTATCAAACAGGCGGGGTTCCTCCAAGTGGGGTTGGAACTGGTATTGGCCAGAATGGAGCTCCAGGGCCCAGTCGTGTTAATTATTCACAAGATATATCTGATCCTACTCTACCTCCTAATCCTCGCAAGTCCATCCTATATCGTCCGTCTGTTACAAATTATTTAGCG GTCTTGGCCACAAACTGTGAGGAGCTATCTCATGATGGAGTTCTTTTACTATATTTGTCTGCTGCAG GAAGCTCTCAGAACTCTTTTTCTTCTCCATCCCATGGTGCAGGGAGGAGCTTTATGTCTCGTGTTGGCGACTCAGAAGCCTCCTCTACATCTTCACtgaactttgaatttgaaattgcAAATCCCACTTCTGCCAAGGGGAATTGCTTAAGTGAGCAGAGTAGTTGCTTATACATTGGTTCTCGTTCCAGTGAAG gTTTGAATGGGATTTATCCATGTGACTTGTTGCCATTCACTAGAAGACCACTCTTTTTGGTCATTGACAGTAATATCAGTAAATCATTCACG GCACTAAGTGGATCAGAGAAGGGAGAATCAGTTGCCATGCTACTCTCTCCTGCAATGTCACTGCCTATACCTACTGTGGACTCTTCACGACAGCCGAGTGGAAGCTCATTCACGAGTTTTCTTACAATTCCTTTACAGGCTTTCATTTTGATGCTTGGTTTCACGGGTTCTGACATTGACATG GATATGTATGATAAGGCTGACAAACTACTTTCTTCATCATTAAATGAGTGGGGTTTGTTATTAGCAGCATCAGATAATCTTAATCCTGTTTGGGCTCAAACTCTTGGAGATCCATTTTTACGGCGGCTCATTTTAAG ATTCATATTCTGTCGGACAGTGCTGGTGCTGTATGCTCCAACCTTCAACAAGACAGAATTTCTCCCTGAATGCATCCCTTCCCTTCCAGATGCTTTCCTGCCAACTAGTGACACATGTCAAAGGATAGTATTGCAACTTGCTGACATCTTTGGTGCAACCAGCAAGTTCAATTTTTCAGAAGAGACGACGATGCTTTCTGAATGCAGAAGCCAGGAGAATTGA
- the LOC125874479 gene encoding RING-H2 finger protein ATL51 yields MGSIGNTNPWAPYDSYKDCSQGVCSVYCPQWCYFLLPPPPPDDEDASDDSATAFSPLIIAIIGILASAFLLVSYYTIITKYCRRRRSRNGATELEANQNETPQDQWQLATVAGLDESTIKAITVCKFKKGEGLVEDTECAVCLSEFQEDENLRLLPKCSHAFHLPCIDTWLKSHPNCPLCRANVVSPPAPSTTSSRPSLPPPIPSPMTINALQFQRQNDLILVVDHNHDHDHEGVLHRDEVVVTIVCDDDVSTKNNSGENSEFSGNNRIGNEFRRSTSLSAFSRQHLFVCNPVSMNRSVSTGRFIFS; encoded by the coding sequence atggGATCTATTGGAAATACTAATCCATGGGCACCTTATGATAGTTATAAAGATTGTTCACAAGGGGTTTGTAGTGTTTATTGTCCACAATGGTGTTACTTTCTTttacctcctcctcctcctgaTGATGAAGATGCATCAGATGATTCAGCCACAGCTTTCTCCCCTCTCATCATAGCAATCATCGGTATCTTGGCAAGTGCTTTTCTTCTTGTTAGTTACTATACCATCATTACTAAGTATTGTAGGAGGAGGAGGAGCAGAAATGGTGCAACAGAGTTGGAAGCTAATCAAAACGAGACGCCTCAAGATCAGTGGCAACTTGCTACTGTTGCTGGATTGGATGAGTCTACCATCAAGGCTATCACAGTGTGTAAGTTCAAGAAAGGTGAAGGATTGGTTGAGGATACTGAATGTGCTGTTTGTTTGAGTGAGTTTCAAGAAGATGAGAATCTTAGGCTTTTGCCTAAATGTAGCCATGCTTTTCATCTCCCCTGTATTGATACTTGGTTGAAATCTCATCCAAATTGCCCTCTTTGTAGAGCTAATGTAGTATCTCCTCCTGCTCCTAGTACTACTAGTAGTCGTCCGTCATTGCCTCCTCCTATTCCTTCTCCAATGACCATAAATGCTCTTCAATTTCAAAGACAAAATGACTTGATCTTGGTGGTGGATCATAATCATGATCATGATCACGAAGGAGTACTACATCGCGATGAGGTTGTAGTTACCATTGTTTGTGATGATGATGTTTCAACAAAGAACAATTCAGGGGAGAATTCTGAATTCAGTGGAAATAACAGAATTGGTAATGAATTCAGAAGATCAACCTCTTTAAGTGCATTTTCAAGACAACATCTTTTTGTCTGCAATCCTGTTTCAATGAACAGATCTGTCTCCACAGGAAGattcatattttcttga